A genomic segment from Blastopirellula marina encodes:
- a CDS encoding acyl-CoA thioesterase has protein sequence MIDRSELPPELADFPAVAQVPVQWGDMDSFQHVNNTVYIRWFETSRVRYLEVSGLNPVMAATGCGPILASVNCNYRKQLRYPDTVLIGARMVKLGGTSMKVEHLVYSTEQGQIVADGESGVVYFDYANQRPIVIPEDVRKLIGQTEGREL, from the coding sequence CCCGCCAGAGTTGGCAGATTTTCCCGCCGTGGCACAGGTACCTGTGCAGTGGGGAGACATGGACTCGTTTCAGCATGTGAACAATACGGTTTACATACGCTGGTTCGAGACTTCTCGTGTTCGCTACCTGGAGGTGTCAGGCCTGAATCCGGTCATGGCAGCAACAGGGTGCGGGCCAATCCTTGCTTCCGTGAACTGCAATTACCGAAAGCAACTTCGGTATCCTGATACCGTGCTGATTGGTGCCCGGATGGTCAAGCTGGGTGGGACGAGCATGAAAGTCGAGCATCTCGTCTACAGCACCGAGCAAGGACAAATCGTCGCCGATGGCGAATCTGGCGTCGTCTATTTCGATTACGCGAATCAGCGACCGATCGTCATTCCCGAAGACGTGCGAAAGCTGATCGGCCAAACCGAAGGCCGCGAGCTTTAA